The following are from one region of the Bacteroidia bacterium genome:
- a CDS encoding cupin domain-containing protein: protein MEITRIGTQPSVKGPEDWFTGNVRIDPLFAANDARRGASASVTFEPGARTAWHTHPLGQTLIVTSGSGWVQSERGPIEEIHPGDIVWFEPNEKHWHGATATTGMTHTAIQENLDGKVVEWMEKVTDEQYSSNSSK, encoded by the coding sequence ATGGAAATAACAAGAATAGGCACACAACCTTCAGTTAAAGGTCCGGAAGATTGGTTCACCGGCAATGTACGCATCGACCCATTGTTCGCGGCCAATGATGCAAGACGCGGCGCTTCAGCGAGTGTAACATTTGAACCGGGCGCCAGAACAGCATGGCATACACATCCATTAGGACAAACCCTGATTGTTACCTCCGGCTCTGGTTGGGTACAAAGTGAAAGAGGCCCAATTGAAGAAATTCATCCAGGGGATATCGTTTGGTTTGAACCAAATGAAAAGCATTGGCACGGCGCTACTGCAACCACCGGCATGACACATACTGCTATCCAGGAAAACCTTGATGGGAAGGTTGTTGAATGGATGGAG
- a CDS encoding alpha/beta hydrolase, producing the protein MYSVTFKNLYKMDVAGHLFIPKNFDRREKHPAIIVGHPMGAVKEQSADLYASNMADRGFITMAIDLSFWGASAGEPRNAVLPDMYAEDFNAAVDFLGTRDFVDRNNIGIIGVCGSGSFVISAAKIDPRMKAIATVSMYNMGAVNRDGLNHSQTLEQRKEIQRAAAAQRYVEFTGGKTEYTGGTVHKLDANTNPIQREFFDFYRTPRGEYTPKGGSPETTTHPTLSSNTKFNNFYPFNDIETISPRPMLFITGDQAHSKEFSEDAYKRAAQPKELVYIKGAGHVDLYDKTDLIPFDKLTSFFSKNLK; encoded by the coding sequence ATGTACAGCGTTACATTCAAAAATCTATATAAAATGGATGTTGCAGGGCATCTTTTTATTCCAAAAAACTTTGATAGAAGAGAAAAACATCCTGCAATCATTGTGGGGCATCCAATGGGGGCGGTAAAAGAGCAAAGTGCAGATTTATATGCATCTAATATGGCAGACAGGGGATTTATAACTATGGCAATTGATTTATCTTTTTGGGGAGCAAGCGCAGGCGAACCTCGTAACGCCGTGTTGCCTGATATGTATGCCGAAGATTTTAATGCCGCCGTTGATTTCTTGGGCACACGTGACTTTGTAGATAGAAACAATATCGGTATTATCGGCGTTTGTGGCAGCGGAAGTTTTGTAATTAGTGCGGCTAAAATTGACCCGAGAATGAAAGCGATCGCCACCGTAAGTATGTACAATATGGGTGCCGTAAATAGAGATGGATTAAACCATTCGCAAACACTGGAACAAAGAAAAGAAATACAAAGAGCTGCCGCAGCGCAGCGTTATGTAGAATTTACTGGTGGCAAAACAGAATATACTGGGGGAACGGTTCATAAATTAGATGCTAACACAAATCCAATACAACGTGAATTCTTTGATTTTTACCGTACACCAAGAGGAGAATATACGCCCAAAGGAGGTTCTCCCGAAACAACTACTCATCCCACATTAAGCAGCAATACTAAATTTAATAATTTCTATCCTTTTAACGATATAGAAACTATTTCTCCACGGCCAATGCTTTTTATCACAGGCGACCAGGCACATTCAAAAGAATTTAGTGAAGATGCTTACAAACGGGCGGCGCAACCAAAAGAATTGGTTTACATTAAAGGTGCGGGACACGTGGATTTATATGACAAAACAGATTTAATCCCGTTTGATAAGTTGACATCATTTTTCAGTAAAAATTTAAAATAA